A single window of Cytobacillus dafuensis DNA harbors:
- a CDS encoding M48 family metallopeptidase: MIHTYLGETIRFEIKYKNRTSIGINIDHYGNIEVQAPKGTPDEKVVQIIEEKWDLILQKTKEMKDRLLGPKERVYDHSESFLYLGNAYPIQIYHDLNITVLFEGDQLHIYVKQHEDEKIQQALKRFYYQQCKAIVTKSISSYQKNFTVKPRSIRISDSKTTWGTCDSKLQLTFNWKLAMAPQKVIDYVVVHEMCHMVHLNHDRSFWRLVGKIMPDYKEQEKWLALSSWKMTV; encoded by the coding sequence ATGATACATACCTACTTAGGTGAGACAATTCGTTTTGAAATAAAATACAAAAATCGGACATCCATAGGCATTAATATCGATCACTATGGAAATATTGAAGTTCAGGCACCGAAAGGGACACCCGATGAAAAAGTGGTTCAAATAATAGAAGAAAAATGGGATTTGATTCTGCAAAAGACTAAAGAAATGAAGGATAGACTGCTTGGCCCAAAGGAGAGGGTTTATGATCATAGTGAGAGCTTTCTTTATTTAGGAAATGCATATCCTATACAGATCTATCATGATCTTAATATCACGGTTTTGTTTGAAGGAGATCAGTTACATATTTATGTGAAGCAGCATGAGGATGAAAAGATACAACAAGCTTTAAAAAGATTTTATTATCAGCAGTGTAAAGCTATAGTTACGAAGAGTATCTCCTCCTATCAAAAAAATTTTACTGTGAAACCTCGTTCTATCCGTATTTCTGATAGTAAAACAACGTGGGGAACCTGTGACTCAAAACTGCAGCTAACCTTCAATTGGAAGCTGGCAATGGCACCACAAAAAGTAATAGACTACGTAGTCGTACATGAAATGTGCCATATGGTGCATCTAAATCACGATCGATCCTTCTGGCGCCTCGTTGGAAAAATAATGCCTGATTACAAGGAGCAGGAAAAATGGCTGGCATTATCAAGTTGGAAAATGACAGTTTAG
- a CDS encoding TatD family hydrolase produces MKKIIDAHIHLDKYEKQDLSNIIEGDPSIEALIAVSFDLKSCQATQEIASCYQQVYPAYGYHPEQQLPHEKELVELINWMDRHQDEMIAVGEVGLPYYLRQEQDLERAPYLELLEEMTVKSKIWQKPLVLHAVYEDAKMVCDLLEKHSISKAHFHWFKGDEHTIDRMIQNGYFISITPDVLYENEIKELVKKYPLEQIMVETDGPWPFEGPFTGSQTHPYMMHKSLVEIARLKRVPITDIYPLVRKNTIDFYNLKEKDKK; encoded by the coding sequence ATGAAAAAAATCATTGATGCCCATATTCATCTTGATAAATACGAAAAACAAGATTTAAGCAATATTATTGAAGGTGACCCATCTATAGAAGCACTTATTGCCGTATCTTTTGACTTGAAATCATGTCAAGCTACGCAGGAAATTGCTTCATGCTATCAACAGGTATATCCTGCTTATGGCTATCACCCAGAGCAGCAGCTTCCTCATGAAAAAGAACTTGTCGAGCTTATCAATTGGATGGACCGTCATCAAGACGAAATGATTGCAGTAGGTGAAGTGGGACTCCCCTATTATTTACGTCAAGAACAGGATCTGGAACGAGCTCCTTATCTTGAATTGTTAGAAGAAATGACCGTCAAGTCGAAAATATGGCAAAAACCGCTTGTACTTCACGCTGTTTACGAAGACGCGAAAATGGTTTGTGACCTTCTTGAAAAGCACTCTATTTCAAAAGCACATTTCCATTGGTTTAAGGGAGATGAGCATACGATTGACCGGATGATTCAGAATGGTTACTTCATATCCATCACTCCTGATGTACTCTATGAAAATGAAATTAAGGAGCTTGTCAAAAAGTATCCACTCGAGCAAATCATGGTTGAAACAGACGGCCCTTGGCCATTCGAAGGTCCTTTTACAGGTAGTCAAACCCACCCATATATGATGCATAAATCACTTGTGGAAATTGCTAGATTAAAGCGTGTACCGATTACAGACATTTATCCTCTTGTCCGAAAAAATACAATTGATTTTTATAATCTAAAAGAAAAAGACAAAAAGTGA
- a CDS encoding ABC transporter ATP-binding protein, which produces MSVLTIQDISKKFADVDVIKHLNLQVNEGEFVSILGPSGSGKSTLFSLIGGILAPDEGTIILQGEKINSKTGAVSYMPQSPSLFPWRTVLQNVLLGQELKGTKDTSKALEMIEKAGLAEYTHSYPNELSGGMKQRVSFIRALLSPQPIILLDEPFSALDELTKLDMQKWLLSIWENNRRTVLFVTHNLEEALFLSDRIVILSNKPATIAAEFVIPFPRPRKEELLLEDDFLQWKRKIYYELKSFMEQSS; this is translated from the coding sequence ATGAGTGTCTTAACGATACAAGATATTTCGAAAAAATTTGCAGATGTAGATGTCATTAAGCATCTAAATTTACAAGTGAATGAAGGTGAATTTGTTTCCATTCTTGGTCCTTCAGGCAGTGGAAAAAGTACGCTCTTTTCACTAATTGGCGGCATTCTTGCTCCTGATGAAGGGACGATTATACTGCAAGGTGAAAAAATTAATAGCAAAACAGGTGCAGTCAGCTACATGCCACAGTCCCCTAGTTTATTTCCGTGGAGAACAGTCTTACAAAACGTTCTTCTTGGTCAAGAATTAAAAGGAACAAAGGATACAAGTAAAGCATTAGAAATGATTGAGAAAGCCGGGTTAGCTGAATATACCCATTCTTATCCTAATGAGCTCTCTGGCGGCATGAAACAGCGGGTATCCTTTATTCGCGCTTTACTTAGCCCGCAGCCCATCATCTTACTTGATGAGCCGTTTTCAGCGTTAGATGAACTCACAAAACTGGACATGCAAAAATGGCTATTGTCTATCTGGGAAAACAATCGTCGAACGGTTTTATTTGTCACCCATAATCTTGAGGAAGCTTTGTTTTTATCCGATCGGATTGTGATTCTCTCCAACAAGCCTGCAACAATTGCAGCTGAATTTGTCATTCCTTTTCCTAGACCGCGTAAAGAAGAGCTCTTATTAGAGGACGACTTTTTACAATGGAAACGTAAAATCTATTACGAACTAAAATCATTCATGGAGCAATCATCATGA
- a CDS encoding ABC transporter permease yields MKKNRFKGWRSVFVLLLFFFIWELAVKIADIPEWLLPAPSTIMTEAITGFPSFSEHLLSTIKLGVTGFTIGVGIGLFVAILLYLLPFVREVVYPLLILSQNIPVIVLAPLLVIWFGFGMLPKIIVITLVCFFPVTVAALDGFKQTSPDLKHYMKMAGATKSQLFWKLELPHALPSIFSGIKISATYSIMGAVISEWLGAKSGIGVYMTLASSSFRTDRVFVAIFAIMALSLLFFAAIVLIERLLIRWQSKGVD; encoded by the coding sequence ATGAAGAAGAATCGATTTAAGGGATGGAGATCGGTTTTCGTTCTCCTTCTCTTCTTTTTTATTTGGGAGCTTGCCGTTAAAATAGCCGATATTCCAGAATGGCTGCTTCCTGCTCCTTCAACCATTATGACCGAAGCAATTACAGGCTTTCCAAGCTTTTCAGAACATTTGCTTTCAACGATAAAACTTGGGGTTACTGGGTTTACGATCGGTGTTGGGATTGGGCTTTTCGTTGCTATTCTGCTCTATCTCCTTCCGTTTGTACGTGAAGTTGTATATCCGCTTCTTATTCTTTCACAAAATATTCCCGTCATCGTTCTAGCCCCATTATTAGTCATCTGGTTTGGTTTTGGGATGTTGCCAAAAATCATTGTCATTACACTTGTTTGTTTTTTCCCCGTTACGGTTGCAGCACTTGATGGGTTTAAACAAACATCTCCTGACTTAAAGCATTACATGAAAATGGCTGGAGCGACGAAGAGCCAATTGTTTTGGAAGCTGGAACTTCCACATGCTCTCCCATCCATTTTTTCAGGAATAAAAATCTCTGCCACTTACAGTATTATGGGTGCTGTAATTTCCGAATGGCTTGGGGCTAAATCAGGCATCGGTGTGTACATGACTTTAGCTTCGTCCTCATTCCGAACAGATCGTGTCTTTGTTGCCATCTTTGCAATCATGGCGTTAAGCCTATTATTCTTTGCGGCAATTGTTTTGATTGAACGACTTCTTATCCGCTGGCAGTCAAAAGGAGTAGACTAA
- a CDS encoding MTH1187 family thiamine-binding protein codes for MNNSLVSIQIIPKTKNGEDVIPYVDEAIKIIEESGVNYEVHPLETTMEGELSELFDIIKKMNERMIEIGSKNVISQVKVLYQPSGIAMNQLTEKYR; via the coding sequence ATGAATAATTCCCTAGTTAGCATTCAAATTATCCCGAAAACAAAAAATGGAGAAGATGTCATTCCATATGTGGATGAAGCGATTAAAATTATTGAAGAATCAGGTGTCAATTATGAAGTTCATCCATTAGAAACAACAATGGAAGGGGAGCTTTCAGAGCTATTTGACATTATAAAAAAAATGAATGAACGTATGATTGAAATCGGCAGCAAAAACGTGATTTCTCAAGTGAAAGTTTTATATCAGCCATCAGGCATAGCCATGAATCAGTTAACGGAGAAGTATCGCTAA
- a CDS encoding ABC transporter substrate-binding protein codes for MKRLIATMLTTSLLLAGCAGGKESADPAKEKKEKNEKVTVVLDWTPNTNHTGLYVAQDKGYFKEEGLDVEIIMPGEAGADQLVASGKADFGVSYQESVTQARVQGVPLVSIAAVIQHNTSGFASPVEKNITSPKDFAGKTYGGWGAPVEKSVITSLMQQENANVEDVSFVNMGDTDFFTAVKRDIDFAWIYYGWTGIEAELRGEKINMVYLTDYSKKLDYYTPVLVTNEKKLQSNPEQVKKFLKAVSKGYEFAIDHPFEAADSLLKAAPDLDKDLVKKSQEWLATRYQDDAPRWGEQKLEVWENYANWMYENKLLDSELDAKKAYTNDYLPK; via the coding sequence ATGAAAAGGTTAATTGCAACTATGCTTACTACATCCTTGCTTCTCGCAGGATGTGCCGGAGGAAAGGAATCCGCAGATCCCGCGAAGGAAAAGAAAGAAAAAAATGAGAAGGTAACGGTTGTTCTTGATTGGACACCGAATACAAATCATACCGGTTTATATGTTGCACAGGATAAAGGATACTTTAAAGAAGAAGGCTTGGACGTTGAGATTATTATGCCTGGTGAAGCAGGAGCTGATCAGCTAGTTGCTTCAGGAAAAGCCGATTTTGGCGTAAGCTATCAGGAAAGTGTTACACAAGCACGTGTTCAAGGGGTACCTTTAGTTTCAATTGCAGCAGTTATCCAGCATAATACGTCAGGATTTGCCTCTCCAGTGGAGAAAAATATTACTTCACCAAAGGATTTTGCTGGAAAAACATATGGAGGCTGGGGAGCTCCAGTTGAAAAATCCGTTATTACTTCCTTGATGCAACAGGAAAATGCCAATGTAGAAGATGTTTCCTTTGTGAATATGGGGGATACAGACTTTTTTACAGCGGTAAAACGAGACATTGATTTTGCTTGGATTTATTATGGCTGGACAGGCATTGAAGCAGAACTTCGCGGCGAAAAGATCAATATGGTTTATTTAACCGATTATAGTAAAAAGCTTGATTACTATACACCAGTACTTGTAACAAATGAAAAGAAGCTTCAATCGAATCCGGAACAAGTGAAGAAATTTTTAAAGGCTGTTTCGAAAGGCTATGAATTTGCGATCGACCATCCATTTGAAGCAGCAGATAGTTTATTGAAAGCAGCTCCTGATCTTGATAAAGATCTTGTTAAGAAAAGTCAAGAGTGGTTAGCAACACGTTATCAAGATGATGCTCCAAGATGGGGTGAACAAAAGCTAGAGGTTTGGGAAAACTATGCAAACTGGATGTATGAAAATAAATTATTAGATAGTGAGCTAGATGCTAAAAAAGCCTATACAAACGACTATTTGCCAAAGTAA
- a CDS encoding DUF1801 domain-containing protein, whose product MYEPKTKETDSSVIEFIEKVDNVKKRKDAYDLLDIFTEVTGFQAKMWGPSIIGFGSYHYVYETGHEGDAPLVGFSPRKAKISLYFTMEEKEREQLLESFGKHTSGKACIYINKLDDVDLEILKQLIEKTVNYFEKKYPRN is encoded by the coding sequence ATGTATGAACCTAAGACGAAAGAAACTGATAGTAGCGTCATTGAATTTATCGAAAAAGTTGATAACGTCAAAAAGAGGAAAGATGCATATGATTTGTTGGATATCTTTACTGAAGTAACCGGTTTTCAGGCTAAGATGTGGGGGCCTAGCATTATTGGGTTCGGTTCTTACCACTATGTATACGAAACTGGGCACGAAGGAGATGCACCACTTGTTGGCTTTTCACCTCGCAAAGCAAAAATCAGTCTATATTTTACAATGGAAGAAAAAGAACGAGAACAATTACTAGAGAGTTTCGGGAAGCATACATCAGGTAAAGCTTGTATTTATATAAATAAACTAGATGACGTAGATTTAGAAATATTAAAGCAGTTAATTGAAAAAACGGTTAACTATTTTGAAAAAAAATACCCTAGAAATTGA
- a CDS encoding VOC family protein gives MSIGAFSVSLTVKDIHASKAFYEKLGFNVFGGNIDQNWLIMKNEDCIIGLFQGMFEKNILTFNPGWDSNAEEVNPFKDVRVLQEELREKGINFINEANVATEGPGSFMIEDPDGNLILVDQHR, from the coding sequence ATGAGTATTGGAGCATTTTCTGTTAGTTTGACGGTAAAAGATATTCATGCTTCAAAAGCATTTTATGAGAAACTTGGATTTAACGTTTTTGGTGGAAATATCGATCAAAACTGGTTAATCATGAAAAATGAAGACTGTATAATTGGCCTGTTTCAAGGTATGTTTGAAAAGAATATATTAACTTTTAATCCTGGGTGGGACAGTAATGCTGAAGAAGTAAATCCTTTTAAGGATGTTAGGGTATTACAGGAGGAACTTAGAGAAAAAGGAATTAACTTTATTAACGAAGCAAATGTGGCAACTGAAGGCCCAGGGAGCTTTATGATTGAGGATCCTGATGGTAATCTAATCCTTGTCGATCAACACAGGTAA
- a CDS encoding VOC family protein, which yields MGRVVHFEIHVTNMEQAKTFYGEVFGWTFQDWSEYAGMPYFGVVTGEENEPGINGALMQRQSAAPEANQALNGYVCTIGVEDYDASEAKIIKNGGKVAMPKYALPGMAWQGYYLDTEGNIFGLHQPDVNAK from the coding sequence ATGGGAAGAGTCGTTCATTTTGAGATTCATGTAACTAATATGGAACAGGCAAAAACATTTTACGGAGAGGTATTTGGCTGGACGTTTCAAGACTGGAGCGAATATGCTGGAATGCCTTACTTTGGGGTTGTGACAGGAGAAGAAAATGAACCTGGAATCAATGGTGCTTTAATGCAGCGTCAAAGTGCTGCACCTGAAGCAAATCAAGCTTTAAATGGCTATGTTTGCACAATTGGTGTGGAAGATTATGATGCATCGGAAGCTAAAATCATTAAGAATGGCGGAAAAGTCGCAATGCCAAAATATGCTTTGCCAGGAATGGCGTGGCAGGGATATTATTTAGATACAGAGGGAAATATTTTCGGGTTACATCAACCTGATGTTAATGCTAAATAA
- a CDS encoding response regulator transcription factor: MSMLIGIVEDELHIRQIIEAYLQKEGYRTISVASAEEALEIKMVMSPDLWILDIMLPGMDGYEFCRKIREKEEIPIIMISAKDEEVDRILGLEIGSDDYLTKPFSPKELIARVKRLLHRWTMLQNYQKKSVNEEEQVLRAGDIKLIIEKRQVFWGSEEVEVTIKEYDLLYLLIKRYGHPFSREEILHFVWGEDYFGSDRAVDDLVKRLRKKMTGLPLETVWGYGYRLREMKNHETAESN; encoded by the coding sequence ATGTCAATGCTAATTGGAATTGTCGAAGATGAGCTTCATATTAGGCAAATAATTGAAGCATATTTGCAAAAAGAAGGTTACCGAACAATTAGTGTTGCCTCAGCTGAGGAGGCATTAGAAATAAAAATGGTCATGTCACCTGATTTGTGGATTCTAGATATTATGCTGCCAGGGATGGACGGATATGAGTTTTGCAGAAAGATAAGAGAAAAGGAAGAGATTCCTATTATTATGATTTCTGCTAAGGATGAAGAAGTAGATAGAATTCTTGGATTAGAGATTGGCAGTGACGATTATTTAACGAAGCCATTTAGTCCTAAAGAGCTGATAGCTAGAGTAAAGCGGCTGCTGCATCGCTGGACGATGCTACAAAACTATCAGAAAAAAAGTGTAAATGAAGAAGAACAGGTTTTAAGAGCGGGAGATATAAAATTAATCATAGAAAAAAGACAAGTGTTTTGGGGAAGTGAGGAAGTGGAGGTCACGATAAAAGAGTATGACTTACTCTACTTGTTAATAAAAAGGTATGGACATCCATTTTCAAGAGAAGAAATATTACATTTTGTTTGGGGCGAGGATTATTTTGGAAGTGATCGTGCTGTAGATGATTTAGTTAAGCGATTAAGGAAAAAGATGACAGGTTTACCATTAGAGACTGTTTGGGGATATGGATATAGGCTCCGGGAGATGAAAAATCATGAAACTGCTGAATCAAATTAA
- a CDS encoding sensor histidine kinase, producing MKLLNQINIAFAFLIIFLFIIMFLLMNNLFETILEENQRGKMREQAEAALTLQPEMETKPVESSEVVFFPSSMSIPSVKDKHEQEQLKVELAENAEKIVESGQSSWIGKDDKYLIETIENYDSSAKPIIIASSISPLKKIQYDFMTKMFIIFVIGLIFALCLSFFITRKIIKPLHLLQTELNKVKERRFSDVCLIKANGEVGTIADCVYELAQELDIYHHSQKEFLQNASHELKTPIMNIQGYAEGIRDEVFTGEKATKGLEIMIGECSRMKRMITEMLLLAKLESDKNVFKLQKVNINFLLKEVIEKLQLLANQHQVELEIVHQEGTDSFLYVDEDKLLQALLNIVSNGIRHAHNKVSITMETLTSNIMIKIKDDGEGIDEAIFPLIFHRFIKGKNGENGLGLAISRAIIERSNGKIQVENQNEGGATFQVTLPFIK from the coding sequence ATGAAACTGCTGAATCAAATTAATATTGCTTTTGCCTTTCTGATTATTTTTTTGTTCATTATTATGTTTTTATTAATGAATAATTTATTTGAAACAATATTAGAGGAGAATCAAAGGGGGAAAATGAGAGAGCAAGCAGAAGCTGCGCTTACCTTACAACCAGAAATGGAAACAAAACCAGTTGAAAGCAGTGAGGTAGTATTTTTTCCTTCGAGTATGTCAATTCCGTCCGTAAAAGATAAACACGAGCAAGAGCAATTGAAAGTTGAATTGGCTGAAAATGCTGAAAAAATTGTTGAAAGCGGTCAGTCTTCATGGATTGGAAAGGACGATAAATATTTAATTGAAACGATAGAAAATTATGATTCATCGGCTAAACCAATTATTATTGCATCATCCATTAGCCCCTTAAAAAAGATTCAGTATGACTTTATGACAAAAATGTTCATTATTTTTGTGATTGGTTTGATTTTTGCGCTATGTTTAAGCTTTTTCATTACAAGAAAAATTATTAAGCCATTACACTTATTGCAAACAGAACTAAATAAGGTAAAGGAACGAAGGTTTTCGGATGTTTGCCTGATTAAAGCAAATGGAGAAGTAGGAACTATAGCCGATTGTGTATATGAACTTGCACAAGAATTAGATATTTATCATCATTCCCAGAAAGAGTTTCTTCAAAATGCTTCCCATGAATTAAAAACGCCTATTATGAATATTCAAGGATATGCTGAAGGAATTAGAGACGAAGTATTTACAGGAGAAAAAGCGACAAAGGGATTAGAGATTATGATTGGTGAGTGTTCACGAATGAAAAGAATGATTACAGAAATGCTTCTCCTCGCCAAATTAGAAAGTGATAAGAATGTTTTTAAGCTTCAGAAGGTTAATATAAACTTTTTATTAAAAGAGGTTATAGAAAAACTCCAATTATTAGCTAATCAGCATCAAGTGGAACTTGAAATTGTCCATCAAGAAGGTACCGATTCATTTTTGTATGTTGATGAAGACAAACTTTTGCAGGCTTTGTTGAATATTGTAAGCAATGGTATTCGCCATGCACACAATAAGGTTTCCATTACGATGGAAACATTGACTAGTAATATTATGATTAAAATAAAGGATGATGGAGAAGGGATTGATGAAGCCATTTTTCCATTGATCTTTCACCGATTTATTAAAGGTAAAAATGGTGAAAATGGTTTAGGTTTAGCGATTTCAAGAGCTATTATTGAACGTAGTAATGGGAAAATCCAGGTTGAGAATCAAAATGAGGGTGGAGCAACATTTCAAGTTACTTTACCATTTATAAAATAA
- a CDS encoding trypsin-like peptidase domain-containing protein, which translates to MIVRTKALKVKLKETQNPLEDFMLINKNDHYSVAKEVLFVRYIGIPNTIELYTENILKIDQYFSSNTTAYLRLNGLEKLSNIDEINRLSKVWENWEPIVNNSITDPKSLNQTHLCTGLNNDTLEWTKKLTFLQILSMYKKINPHSSATLLKNFVIKFLNWMEIYLPRLFNTETTPKVVFIGDIKQHELLFLYFLSRLGCDICYMNPKEDIVHLDPEIDTYSTSYKCSTLYSEYVKIPDFSPAKRIEHASLPTAPITNSRPKVSITVKQNQNPAKGEELSYEQLASLSNSVVMITVYDNENNIVCGGSGVVIHSQGYIVTNLHVVAGGHYYSVLYENETEEYMTDNFIKYHQLYDLAIIKVNKNCAPLTLKTDGQLVRGQKIVAIGSPLGLFNSVSDGIVSGFRDIDNIPMIQFTAPISNGSSGGALLDMYGRLVGLITAGFNKGQNLNLAVPSQEIYDFARNFIEHT; encoded by the coding sequence ATGATAGTAAGAACGAAGGCCTTGAAGGTCAAACTTAAAGAAACACAAAATCCTCTCGAAGATTTTATGCTCATAAATAAAAATGATCATTATTCTGTTGCGAAAGAAGTCCTTTTTGTCAGATATATTGGTATTCCTAATACAATCGAACTTTACACTGAAAATATTCTTAAAATAGACCAGTATTTTTCTTCAAATACGACTGCTTATTTACGATTGAATGGTCTTGAGAAATTATCAAATATAGATGAGATTAATAGGCTATCAAAGGTTTGGGAGAATTGGGAACCGATCGTTAATAATTCCATAACTGATCCTAAATCACTTAATCAAACTCATCTGTGCACGGGGTTAAATAACGATACCCTTGAATGGACGAAAAAACTCACCTTTCTGCAGATACTATCCATGTATAAAAAAATCAATCCTCATTCCAGTGCAACTTTACTTAAAAATTTTGTTATAAAATTTTTGAATTGGATGGAAATCTATTTGCCAAGACTTTTTAATACCGAAACTACTCCTAAAGTCGTTTTTATCGGAGATATTAAACAGCATGAATTATTATTTTTGTATTTCTTATCAAGACTTGGCTGTGACATATGCTATATGAATCCGAAAGAGGATATTGTCCATTTGGATCCTGAAATCGATACTTACTCAACATCATATAAGTGCAGCACCCTGTATTCAGAATACGTAAAAATACCAGATTTTTCACCTGCAAAAAGAATAGAACATGCATCCTTGCCCACAGCACCAATTACCAATTCTCGACCTAAGGTATCCATTACTGTAAAGCAGAACCAAAATCCTGCAAAAGGTGAAGAATTAAGTTATGAGCAGTTGGCTAGTCTGTCAAATTCTGTTGTCATGATTACAGTGTATGATAATGAAAATAATATTGTATGCGGCGGCTCTGGTGTTGTCATCCATAGTCAGGGATATATTGTAACGAATCTACACGTGGTTGCGGGTGGACACTATTATTCAGTGCTCTACGAAAATGAAACGGAAGAATATATGACAGATAATTTCATTAAATATCATCAGCTATATGACCTGGCTATTATTAAAGTGAATAAAAACTGCGCACCTCTCACTTTGAAAACAGATGGTCAATTAGTTCGAGGACAGAAGATTGTTGCCATCGGAAGTCCTTTAGGGTTATTTAATTCCGTTTCCGATGGTATTGTTTCCGGTTTCAGAGATATTGATAATATTCCGATGATCCAATTCACTGCTCCTATTTCCAATGGAAGCTCAGGTGGTGCACTGCTAGATATGTATGGGAGGCTTGTGGGTCTCATCACTGCAGGGTTTAACAAAGGGCAAAATCTAAATCTGGCAGTTCCTTCGCAAGAAATATATGATTTTGCACGGAATTTTATTGAACATACTTAA
- a CDS encoding DUF2262 domain-containing protein — protein sequence MSKTTERSRFENRFTENVIEVAAVTGASGAGAGKGGRDIMWNASINLIAWKSLHSNEPVMKEELRLEWLVDDKEWEQSRDILKMNTVVKLQVRRAEKSMMLVKVLETAYRDDELEMILQESMKPVFYNDEVLGKFELEKSVKLFEKEIFWAGEEGTLYFDWDEDENTMKSALETAHTLFKVQDEWNQKIRKYASEELVELANDWLQDNDEAEIDEITKEMFMNFMELSSISVYPDGDFEMFFFDGDMFWGHSIIVNGNINGDLASAEIAG from the coding sequence ATGAGTAAAACGACTGAAAGAAGTAGATTTGAAAACAGATTCACTGAAAATGTTATTGAAGTAGCGGCTGTCACAGGGGCATCAGGGGCTGGTGCGGGAAAAGGAGGCCGAGACATTATGTGGAATGCGTCAATTAATTTGATTGCGTGGAAAAGTTTACATAGCAATGAACCTGTTATGAAAGAAGAATTGCGACTTGAATGGTTGGTTGATGATAAAGAATGGGAACAATCAAGAGACATTTTGAAAATGAATACAGTTGTTAAATTACAGGTGCGTAGGGCAGAAAAATCAATGATGCTTGTTAAGGTTCTGGAAACAGCATATAGAGATGATGAATTGGAAATGATATTGCAGGAATCAATGAAGCCGGTTTTTTACAATGATGAGGTGCTCGGCAAGTTTGAACTAGAAAAGAGTGTTAAACTTTTTGAAAAGGAAATTTTTTGGGCTGGAGAAGAAGGCACTTTGTATTTTGACTGGGATGAAGATGAGAATACGATGAAGTCTGCATTGGAAACTGCACACACACTTTTCAAGGTTCAGGATGAATGGAATCAGAAAATCAGAAAGTATGCTTCAGAAGAACTGGTTGAGTTAGCAAATGATTGGCTGCAGGATAATGATGAGGCAGAGATCGATGAGATTACGAAAGAAATGTTCATGAATTTCATGGAATTAAGCAGCATCAGTGTCTATCCAGATGGTGATTTTGAGATGTTCTTCTTTGATGGGGATATGTTTTGGGGACATTCTATCATTGTAAATGGAAATATTAATGGGGATCTTGCTTCGGCTGAAATTGCAGGATAG
- a CDS encoding DoxX family protein yields the protein MTILEGALQGLLAFMFLTAGFGKVTGSKMHRELFVHWRLPQWFRVVTGLVELAGAVLLIIGFWQKDFAIAGASLLGVTAIGGTLTHIRVKDGFKETFMIVLLGIIAFILLFILI from the coding sequence GTGACAATTTTGGAAGGAGCTTTACAAGGTTTATTAGCCTTTATGTTTTTAACAGCTGGATTTGGAAAGGTGACAGGCTCAAAAATGCACCGCGAACTTTTCGTTCATTGGCGTTTACCACAATGGTTTCGTGTCGTAACAGGGCTTGTGGAGCTAGCTGGTGCAGTTCTATTAATAATTGGTTTTTGGCAAAAGGATTTCGCCATTGCAGGAGCATCATTACTTGGTGTAACAGCGATTGGCGGAACACTTACGCATATACGTGTAAAAGATGGTTTTAAAGAAACATTTATGATCGTGTTATTAGGGATAATCGCTTTTATATTGCTTTTTATTCTAATTTAA